In Aureibaculum algae, the following are encoded in one genomic region:
- a CDS encoding TonB-dependent receptor has translation MKNLFLFAFLFVLSFYAYGQEFTVSGNVLDQNEQPLPGTTVLIKDTKSGTATDLKGFYKLKLSKGQYTLVFSFMGQSISKSFYLYADKELDIKISENPKLLDEVLVKAVRVDATSPITHSNLEKVEIEKRNLGQDIPILMNYMPSVVTTSDAGAGIGYTGIRVRGVSAQSTNITINGIPYNDQESLGTFWVNLPDFSSSVENLQLQRGVGTSTNGSGAFGASINVLTDAISESANGEISNSFGSFNTRKHTVKFSTGLLNDHIEFAGRLSQIKSDGYVDRAQANLKSYFLQAAYVDDNTLLKAVVFGGHENTYLAWNGIEDLDVLENNRTYNISGSYMDVNGNPQFYENEVDDYKQDHFQLHWNQHITNNWSTNIGLNYTYGRGYYEQYKEEESFSDYGLAEINVGATVIDETDLVRRKWLDNDFYVANASVNYKKDNLNITAGGSYSYYDGDHFGKVIWAQFSGDNSINHRYYDGNGTKKDFSLFTKATYKLNDKFSLFGDLQLRMVDYETSGLNSDRVPLVIDKNYNFFNPKAGVTYFLNPENNLYFSYARANREPNKDDFEANANVKPEQLNDFELGWRYDKGNIKVNSNIYYMLYNEQLVLTGALDDVGSPIRANSGESYRLGLEIDAQIQFLDQFAIQPAVALSTNKNIKYKTQLDGELVNLGKTNISFSPDIVASNAFVYRPLNNLQISFLSKYIGQQYMGNTDSDTSKLDSYFVSDFNLFYELKPKSIFKSIVFSALVNNIFNKKYVSNGYYYTYDDTWSVPNQTTTIEGAGYYPQATTNFLVGVTLKF, from the coding sequence ATGAAAAATTTATTTCTATTCGCATTTCTTTTTGTGCTGTCGTTTTATGCTTACGGGCAAGAATTTACCGTTTCGGGTAACGTTCTTGATCAAAATGAACAGCCCTTACCAGGCACAACCGTATTAATTAAAGACACAAAAAGTGGTACTGCCACTGATCTTAAAGGTTTTTATAAATTAAAGCTGAGTAAAGGTCAGTATACGTTGGTTTTTAGTTTTATGGGGCAGTCTATTTCAAAATCATTTTATCTCTATGCAGATAAAGAACTAGACATAAAAATTTCCGAAAATCCAAAGTTACTAGACGAAGTATTGGTAAAAGCGGTACGCGTTGATGCTACATCTCCGATAACGCATTCAAATCTTGAGAAAGTAGAAATTGAGAAACGTAATTTAGGTCAAGACATTCCTATTTTAATGAATTATATGCCTTCAGTAGTAACCACTAGTGATGCTGGTGCTGGTATTGGTTACACTGGTATTCGAGTGCGTGGTGTTAGTGCACAATCCACTAACATTACTATTAATGGCATTCCTTATAATGACCAAGAGTCTTTAGGTACTTTTTGGGTTAATTTGCCTGACTTTTCTTCGTCAGTAGAAAATTTACAATTACAACGTGGTGTGGGTACCTCTACAAATGGATCTGGTGCATTTGGTGCAAGTATAAATGTGTTAACAGATGCAATTTCTGAGAGTGCAAATGGTGAAATTTCTAATTCTTTTGGAAGTTTTAATACCCGTAAACATACCGTAAAATTTAGTACAGGTTTGCTGAATGATCATATTGAATTTGCAGGACGTTTATCGCAGATTAAATCTGATGGCTATGTTGATAGAGCTCAGGCCAATTTAAAATCTTACTTTTTACAAGCAGCCTATGTAGATGATAATACATTATTAAAAGCGGTAGTTTTTGGTGGGCATGAAAACACTTATTTAGCTTGGAACGGAATAGAAGATTTAGATGTTTTAGAGAATAATAGAACCTATAACATATCAGGAAGCTACATGGATGTTAATGGAAATCCACAATTTTATGAAAATGAAGTTGACGATTATAAGCAAGACCATTTTCAATTGCATTGGAACCAGCATATAACTAATAACTGGTCAACAAACATTGGACTTAATTACACCTACGGACGAGGTTATTATGAACAATACAAGGAAGAGGAGAGTTTTTCTGATTATGGTTTGGCTGAAATTAATGTTGGTGCTACGGTTATTGATGAAACAGATTTGGTTAGACGTAAATGGTTAGATAATGATTTTTACGTGGCAAATGCTTCTGTAAATTATAAAAAGGATAATTTAAATATTACGGCAGGAGGTTCATATAGTTACTATGATGGAGATCATTTTGGTAAAGTGATTTGGGCTCAATTTTCTGGTGATAATTCAATTAATCATCGTTATTATGATGGTAATGGAACTAAAAAAGATTTTAGTTTATTTACAAAAGCTACTTATAAATTAAATGACAAATTCAGTCTCTTTGGTGATTTGCAATTGCGAATGGTAGATTATGAAACATCTGGATTAAACTCTGATAGAGTTCCTTTAGTTATTGATAAAAATTATAACTTTTTTAACCCGAAAGCGGGGGTTACTTATTTTTTAAATCCAGAAAATAATCTATATTTTTCCTATGCAAGAGCTAATAGAGAGCCTAATAAAGATGATTTTGAAGCCAATGCGAATGTTAAGCCAGAACAATTAAATGATTTCGAATTAGGCTGGAGGTATGATAAAGGAAATATAAAAGTAAATAGTAATATATACTATATGCTTTATAATGAGCAGTTGGTTTTAACAGGAGCCCTGGACGATGTAGGTTCACCTATTAGAGCAAATAGTGGAGAGAGTTACCGTTTGGGACTAGAAATTGACGCACAAATTCAATTTTTAGATCAATTTGCTATTCAACCTGCAGTTGCATTAAGTACTAATAAAAATATTAAATATAAGACGCAATTGGATGGAGAATTAGTGAATTTAGGGAAAACAAATATTTCTTTTTCACCAGATATTGTGGCTTCAAATGCTTTTGTATATAGACCCTTAAATAATTTACAAATCTCTTTTTTAAGTAAATATATTGGTCAACAGTACATGGGGAATACGGATTCAGATACATCGAAGTTAGATAGCTACTTTGTAAGTGATTTTAATTTATTTTATGAACTGAAACCTAAAAGTATATTCAAGTCTATTGTATTTTCAGCTTTGGTAAATAATATTTTTAACAAAAAGTATGTTTCTAATGGCTATTATTATACGTATGATGATACTTGGTCAGTCCCAAATCAGACCACAACTATAGAGGGAGCAGGATATTATCCGCAGGCAACTACTAACTTTTTGGTAGGGGTTACATTAAAATTCTAG